AAAAGCGGGGCGCTCGCAGACATGCGCCGCCGCGGCATTACCGAAATTTTTTACTTTCAAGTCGATAATGTACTGCTGCATATTTGCGATCCCTTGTTCATCGGGTATCATGCGGCCGCGCAAGCCGAGATGAGCGCGAAGGTATGCGGCAAACGCGATCCGCATGAAAAAATCGGCGTCATTGGCAAAAAAGACGGGCGGTTGACGGTGATCGAATACAGCGATATGAGTGAGGCGGATAAAGAAATGCGCAATCCTGACGGCAGCTTGAAATACAATAGCGGCAGCATTGCGATTCACATGCTGCGCGTCGATTTTGTCTCACGCCTCACGGAAAGCCGGCAACGCCTGCCCTGGCACATAGCGCACAAAAAAATCCCGTTTATCAATGCGATGGGAGAGTTGATCAAGCCGGAGCAACCCAACGGCTATAAGTTCGAGACGTTTATTTTTGATGCCCTGGGCGGCGCCAGGCACAGCGTTGTTCTCGAAGTCAATCGGCATGCAGAGTTCAGCCCCATCAAGAATGATACCGGCGTGGATTCACCTGAAACCGCGCGCCGGGATTACTACAATCTCTATGCCGGCTGGCTGGAACAATGCGGCATAAAAGTTCCGCGCGATGGCGAAGGCCGGCCCAGAACTAAAATTGAAATCAGTCCGCTGTTTGCGCTGGAGGCGCAAGAATTGGCGAGAAAACTTCCTGCGGATTTTAAGCTGGAAGGGGAGGTGTATCTTTCTTGAATTGAAAAATAGCGTACAGACTGCGTGAAACGAAACGGCTTCACACAGCCTGCACACTTTTACAAGAAGTCAAGCAGCTTATCCCAAAATCATTGCCAATCAGATCAACTGACCGGTCACTTTTGCACAATCTACCGCAAAGCGATTCTACCATAGTGACCGGTCAGTGATTTTGGCCTATTTCAACAAAATCATCCGCATTGTCATCACCTCGCGCCTGCCCGATTGCCCTTCAAAAATCAAGCGCAAGAGATAAATGCCGCTGCTCGCCGTCTGACCTGCATCATTGGCGCCCTGCCAGCGGATCACATGATATCCCGCCGAAAAATAATCATCATGCAGACGCATGACTTCCTGACCTTGCAGATTGTAAATGCTCGCCTGCAAGCGTCCGTCTTCCGGCAAGGCGAGATTGAGGCGTGTGTCAATGTTAAACGGATTTGGGTAGTTCTGCGATAAAGCAAAACTCTCGGGCACCGCGAGAGACAATGATACCGATCTCGGCTTGGCAAGATGATTCATCGCGATCACGCCGCTCGCGCCGCCGCCGGTTGAGATGGAAAAATCATCCACCCGCAACACCCCTTTTGTAGAAGTCCGATACCCGGCCAGTTCATAATAAAAATTGCTGTCAAGCGTGTAGCCCGTCAGCCCGAAAGGCTCGTTATAAGTATCGAACCAGGTTGCGCCGTCGAGTGAAGCTTCAAAATGAATGCGCGTGTCATCGCAGCGCAGGCGCAGATAAACCTGACCGGTAATATTCAAGTTGCCGGTCACATCCACGCCGTCGACAGCGCCATTCTTCTTCCATTGCACATACAACAAATACGGCCCGCTCGCTTGATCGCGATAAATATAGAAACGATACCACGTCGCTTGATTGTAGATACCGGTCGTCGCCGATTGGTTGAACGTCGGGCTTAGGCCAAGCGCGCCATCATCATTCGGTTGCGTCACTTTTGCCGTGATGGTGGTGTTGCGCGCCGCAAACGCTTGCTTCGTGATTACCCAACCGCTTTCCCCGCCTTGCGAACGCAATTCGAGCTGGCCGCCGGCAACCGCGGTTTGATTGCCCGCATTTGTTCCGCGCGTCCATTTATTCGCGTCGAGGCTGCCGCTGTTGAAATCATCGGCAAACAGCGCGCTGGCAAGCGTCGTGAACGTGAAATCTCCGCTCGTCGCGAGGTTAC
This genomic interval from Cytophagia bacterium CHB2 contains the following:
- a CDS encoding UDPGP type 1 family protein, translating into MTSPLAEVTALHEKAKLAGHEHLLQHWHKLPPAGQRRLLQQISEIDFDLINDIYINLIRQNKTTQANLTLEPADVISLAHQHAHPQECAAMRAAGADLLRRGQVAAVLVAGGQGSRLGFEGPKGAFVFGALSGKSLFQLHAEKILATSRRYRAAIPWYIMTSLANHEETKAFFAQHRFFGLPATDVFFFQQGMMPAIDDSGKIILEAPDSIFMNPDGHGGTLQALAKSGALADMRRRGITEIFYFQVDNVLLHICDPLFIGYHAAAQAEMSAKVCGKRDPHEKIGVIGKKDGRLTVIEYSDMSEADKEMRNPDGSLKYNSGSIAIHMLRVDFVSRLTESRQRLPWHIAHKKIPFINAMGELIKPEQPNGYKFETFIFDALGGARHSVVLEVNRHAEFSPIKNDTGVDSPETARRDYYNLYAGWLEQCGIKVPRDGEGRPRTKIEISPLFALEAQELARKLPADFKLEGEVYLS